Part of the Trueperaceae bacterium genome is shown below.
CACCCCGGAACCGTAGTGATACCTTGCCGCGATGAGCCAAGCGAACGCCTCCCCCGTCACACTGCACGCCGCCGTCACCGAGGAGGCCATAGCGCTCATGGTCGACCGTTTCTACGCCAGCGTCCAGCGGCACCCGACCCTCGGGCCGGTCTTCAACCCGCGCCTCGAGGGCCGCTGGGACAGGCACCTCGTCCAGATGAAGGACTTCTGGTCCAGCGTCCTGCTCAGG
Proteins encoded:
- a CDS encoding group III truncated hemoglobin, whose protein sequence is MSQANASPVTLHAAVTEEAIALMVDRFYASVQRHPTLGPVFNPRLEGRWDRHLVQMKDFWSSVLLRSGRYQGFPLGAHFGVPGMQRSHFADWLALFEETLAGVYEPEVVEVIQGAAEQFARRFEGGLFGE